CAATGATGTCACTGCAGCCTGCAAAGTTTGTCATTGAAATATGAGACTCTAAAAGGACAGTCGTGCTAAAGAATGTAAAAATGATAACCATTTGTAAATCAATGATAAGAACAAAATTTAGGGACTATAACCTTATGTTGACAGCCACTATCttggaaaattaatttctttggcAGAAGACACTCATTGAATGAGATGTTAAGTGCACCACTCCTAAAACTACAATGTCCTGCAGATTCACAGAAAGCGAGTCTGGGGAATCTACCTTGACGATAAATTGCATGTCTCTGGCACTACCATTTCTGTTCCATCATCAGTGAGCAATGATAGCCCAGATGGAGTTATGGTAAAAGGAAAAGCCAGAGGTGGTGATGTTGGAGATTTTTCCACCTTCATAAACCTTTGACCTGAAAGTGAAGAAACTCGTCAAACCTAAATTAGGAAACTCCCAAGAACAAGGATTAGCTTCATGGCAGCTTAGCGTTATTTTATGCTATGAACCTGATTTGGCTTCAAGCACAAGACGGATGGTTACTGCATGAGCCCAGTGAAATCCTGGTACAGCAACAATATGAGAATAATATCTTGTACGGTCCTTTAGAATTCTATCCATTTTCTGCACTGCACAGAACAATCTCCATTGTGTTAATTGATTAGgaggaaattttttaatgagtgCACGTCATACCTTGGAAGGGATAAAGGCAGGACTCATCATGGCTTTGAGGTCTCACTCGGTTTGTCACTACAATAGGAATCCTTGAAAATTCAGCAAGCGAcctacaaaaatttaattggaaAATGGTATCATTTAAAATGAACAATCACTCAACACAAGAATATATTACTAGTAACTTCTAGAAATATGATTCTCACGTAATGAGGGAAATATGCCAACTCAAAGGATGTTGCCCAGGAGCTCTCTGCTCATGTACCCTGGACAATAATGAccactaattaaataataaccaaACCAGCTGTATGGCAAGTGATTTATGAATCATATCATAAAAAGTGTagaaaaaactttaattttctcaaaagagATTCATATAACCAACATTAGGTTTTTAAGGCTTTGTTAACAAGGaagaaatttttgtaatattcaTATACTATAACTGATCTTAAACGTCTTTGCCATGTCCACTATGCACTAATATGGGCTCATCCGTAAGATATAAGCTCTCCAGAGATCAACATGCTGAACAACATGAACTGATGCACTCTTGATGTATTTATACATGGCTGAAGAAAGAGGGTGAAActttttttcaaatacaaGAGAATTTCAACTCCTGCTCATGTGACTTTCCCAATGATGGAAAACAATTTAGAAGACTCCACAGACTATATTAGCAGAGTAAAAGGCTGCTTTTCTCATTTAAACACAAGGGGAATACACAGTAGGGAggatattattgtaattaagtTCACTTCGACGTTAAGTACAGGATTGAACTGAAAAGCTATTCCTTTGCTTTGAAAGGATATCAGGACATAGTCGTAATAATTCAAATCTGAATTTATCCATTTGCAGTAATCCTATTGcaagaacaaacaaatacaTTATCTCAAACATATACCTCATCCGAAGCCCAAAGAAAGTGATAACTATACTAGATCAAAATCATCACGAGCAAAGATGGTAAAAACTTACCCTGGAACAAGAGCCGCCATGCTATCTATTACTAGCAGCTTCACTTGATTTTGAAGGAGTGACACCTTAATTTTTTCCAAACTGATGAACAGAAACCCCTATTTGATTAACCATTCTTGTAGTAACCATTACAATAAAGTAGAGCGTACGACCAGACTTCAATTGCATAATAATCAGACATTCAGCCGGATTTGTCTCTTCACTTATTAATGCTAACTAATACTCCTTACCAGCTTCCAGTCCTATACTGCCATTTTAAGGGgtaaggaaaaataaagtttgTTGTGGATCGAACCTCTCTGTGAACTCGGAAAGTGATGTTGGCTGCAGGACAAGAATCCTACCAGCCATCTGTTGTATGAATGGATTAAGTAACACATTGCTAGTATCAAGTTTGCGGCATCAAACAAATTGAAAGGGAAAGCAAAATTAGAAGATCATTTCACAAACCTCCTGAGCCATTCCTTTCGAATGAAATATTTCTGGGAAACTGCTTGCTCCCATTTCTATCATCCTgagaaatcaaatttcaaaccttgaaatattttgttttcttattgaaACGTAGTCCAGAACATAATGCCACAAACAGGACATCTAATCATACCTTCTTGAAGTAAATGTGGATTCTACATCAATGTATATTACACCCCCATCTAAGCCTCCATAATGTGCTGGCAGTGCAGCCAATAATGAGAGCTTCAGGCAAAACTGCAACTTAATGAAGCAAGCATCAATTCAAGTGAAACTACGCAAACGCATTATTGGTGAGAAGTTAAAACTAGTTCCAATCATGGAAATGCCAACTAATAACTCTTAAATCCGCCGGAGCAGCCAATTTAAAATAGAGTCaattttaactcaaaagaGCGTCAAGCACGAGATTTTGACTCTCACGCAGAAGGATCGTCACAACGAATAAATACAAATCTTGTCTTTACTTGTGTTTTGCCTGTTCCTGCCGGACCAACCAGCTCCGTCACGACACCAAATGGTACGCCGCCACACAAAGCCGCATCTAATCCTTTCAGCCGCGTGGGGAGATGCCCTCCCAGGTGCTCCGTTGCCGCGCGTTGCTCCATCAACAACAGTGCCTATATTTAAAGCACAATCAGAACCAAACAACACCTTGAATGCTCTTTGCAAAAGCGcttatttaatagattttcttcataaaaagCACTTGCTTCaagtaatttatgaaaaaaaaaaaaagaagaagcactTTTGCAGAAGAAACTGGAAGGTTATACAAACGCAAAATACTCACAGTTTGAAACGGTGGACACACGATCTCGCTCACGAGAGCTAGCGCGGATCTGACTTCCGATAATTCCACGTCTAGTAATTTCATTAACTCTAACTCTGTTAATGACAACGCGTCCTGAAATTAAGCAATTacctaataaaattaattactaatatgTCCCCTccaaaaagagagagagagagagagagagagagaattaatACTGGAATGAAATTTCAGTAAAAACTCGCTTGCCTTGGCAGTAGTGATGTTACGAGCAGCGAAGATATTGGCGATTGATTTTGGCAGTCGCATTTCGCTTATCAGCTTGTTCGCCATTAATATGAAATTGATCGAAGCCAAATTTTCTATTCCTCTTTAGTTATTTTGTAGGCTCTGTAATTTTCccgccatttttttttttgtattccgcttttatttttaggggGCTCTTTTGCTACTGTTTGGTGCTcctaaaaccaaaaaaaaaaaatcagttcgAATTTTTTAATGCTGGGAAAATGctactaaaatgaaaaaaaaaagatattactATTTAtactataatattattaaagcaCGCAAAATGATGATATTGTTTATTCTataatatttacattattacataGTATCTCTTTTGTggtttaatataaattttcaattaaaatagttAGGTTATtctcatatcaaaattattaaatggaaaattatcagtcatatacccttaaatgagaCCCGTATCAAACGTGTGTGAATACTTTTtaagtgtatcactcgtatatcCTAAGTTAACAAAACATTTATGCCGTCCACTAATCCGTTAACTTCCGTTTACAAGCGTTGACTTCCACTAATCATAAGTAATTGGACGATTGCTGGTGATAGTCTATAAAcctgattatttttgtattataatGTTGTTACAAATCtagtatatttttaattttataataataatttacttatAAAGATGACGACgaactttaaatatttataccCACGATGAATCCAATTTCTTTTAAGATAGAGATTTATTGGAGGGTCCCCTTTGAAGTTTGACACGGTTAGAATTTGCTCAAGCCCAGATGAGGATTATCAAATAACCAAATTtgataactattattattttgagttgaactattggcacccctctaatCTCCtcataaaatctcatttttagttatattcattttattttcaaaaatgccCGTTTTTTTAGCTACACTTTTCTAAGttctcaattttcatttgatttgttttattgttaaaactcaaagtattattgtgctattttttaataattttcaattttattattactctacaaacaaattaaaaagttatatgggtgataagttttttagtgttaatcaTTGCctgaaataacaaatatttcaaattataatttcaaagtaattttaagtataaaaatatttaatcaataagaaatcaaaagagaataataaattattctaaatttgtacaatttattttagttagatAGGAAGTAACAtatagattattttttttaaaggattgattatgaattaagtaatttgctggaaaaaaatttatatgcgtttaatttttaattatttttaattgtaattttatttaaagtggggctttataaaaataatatagggGTGCCAAACTGCCAATAGCTCCACTCTATTATTTTAACTCTTTAGCAGAGAGAATTCATAATGAGTGCCAACGCCCATGATTATGCCTAGCCCAGACCAACCCCAACTTGTAATTTAGGGAAGAGTAAGACTTTTGACAccccttaaaaattattgtaaatcccttttttcattgaaattacttaaataattaaagaaaaattagttcattttttttattttcaataaaattcaattaaacacataaatgaaattttattttaaaacttttttacgTGCATcacatttcataatttaaatgttaattgaaaaaaatatttactttgGAGAAACTTACGAGAGTTTAGGACTATGGAGATGTAGAAACTagataataagaagaaaataatgtaagatttcaagatttttatgtatttaataaataaaaattaaaaatattatttttagagtaaaattttatagcaagatgaatgattttaatatatagtTAGTATTTTTTAACGTGAACTAAGagtattttagaaaataggaTTTTAGGGGTGTTAAAACTTTAGAGACTGCACTTATCTACCAACATAAGTGAATTTTCAGCTTCTCATCTAAATTCTCACTCTAGTACAAATAAGTCTTGATGATgtgtgaacaaaaaaaaaaaaaaaaaaaaagagtcttGATGATGTACTCGTATGCTAATAAAGTCACACACTCCCACGTTTTCTATAATCAGATTAGAAAAAAGGAGGATTAGCTatgttaagaattttaaagtaatgcttgtctttttcttctttgctttAACCTAATAGTAATTAACGAATTGTTGCGGCTGGATCTTCACTCAACATACACGTCTCTGTACATAGAATACATGACACGAACAGAGAAGAGTATGTATCAGAATAATAGAAAGAGGGTGATACGTCATATTATGCCACTTTGATTTAGCGTTTATAgctagaaataaataaatagtgaTGCCCCCCAGAGGGGACTGCAAAGGTCAAAGAGCAACCTTATGCTGTTCTAAATGTCTCTTATCATGTGGCTTCCTGGGAAGCTGCTGCAGAATATCCTTTTCTCTTCCAGTTTCTTTTTGGTGGCTGGCGGCTGCAGTCAATATCTCGtaccaaaattttatatatatatatattgatttaatcCTTGTTCGTGATCatccacacacacacaactctttaatttttcaaatgttaCTTTTCTGCTGGATCGTGTATCTTCTGTTTTTGTGCAAAAAGTAGTCTCACGTtcgttctctctctctctctctctctctctctatatatatatatatgtgtgtatgtatattcAACTTTGTTAGGAGTTGACCAATTACGTTactaaatactaataataatattgtgtTTAATTAAGTTGGTGTACGTCACTCAATGAACAGCTGGATAACTGTGTTTGGTTAAGTTTATGTCATTCAATGGATCAGCTTGGTGTCTTGTTTTGTCCTTTTAGGTGAGAAACTCATCGCATGAATTTAAGATTCCACTTTTTaagtcaattaataataagctTTGATTAATGGGCAAGTAATTTTGAGCGG
This window of the Citrus sinensis cultivar Valencia sweet orange chromosome 8, DVS_A1.0, whole genome shotgun sequence genome carries:
- the LOC102610213 gene encoding DNA repair protein RAD51 homolog 2 isoform X2, encoding MKLLDVELSEVRSALALVSEIVCPPFQTALLLMEQRAATEHLGGHLPTRLKGLDAALCGGVPFGVVTELVGPAGTGKTQFCLKLSLLAALPAHYGGLDGGVIYIDVESTFTSRRMIEMGASSFPEIFHSKGMAQEMAGRILVLQPTSLSEFTESLEKIKVSLLQNQVKLLVIDSMAALVPGSLAEFSRIPIVVTNRVRPQSHDESCLYPFQVQKMDRILKDRTRYYSHIVAVPGFHWAHAVTIRLVLEAKSGQRFMKVEKSPTSPPLAFPFTITPSGLSLLTDDGTEMVVPETCNLSSR
- the LOC102610213 gene encoding DNA repair protein RAD51 homolog 2 isoform X3 encodes the protein MKLLDVELSEVRSALALVSEIVCPPFQTALLLMEQRAATEHLGGHLPTRLKGLDAALCGGVPFGVVTELVGPAGTGKTQFCLKLSLLAALPAHYGGLDGGVIYIDVESTFTSRRMIEMGASSFPEIFHSKGMAQEMAGRILVLQPTSLSEFTESLEKIKVSLLQNQVKLLVIDSMAALVPGVHEQRAPGQHPLSWHISLITSLAEFSRIPIVVTNRVRPQSHDESCLYPFQGFHWAHAVTIRLVLEAKSGQRFMKVEKSPTSPPLAFPFTITPSGLSLLTDDGTEMVVPETCNLSSR
- the LOC102610213 gene encoding DNA repair protein RAD51 homolog 2 isoform X1, producing MKLLDVELSEVRSALALVSEIVCPPFQTALLLMEQRAATEHLGGHLPTRLKGLDAALCGGVPFGVVTELVGPAGTGKTQFCLKLSLLAALPAHYGGLDGGVIYIDVESTFTSRRMIEMGASSFPEIFHSKGMAQEMAGRILVLQPTSLSEFTESLEKIKVSLLQNQVKLLVIDSMAALVPGVHEQRAPGQHPLSWHISLITSLAEFSRIPIVVTNRVRPQSHDESCLYPFQVQKMDRILKDRTRYYSHIVAVPGFHWAHAVTIRLVLEAKSGQRFMKVEKSPTSPPLAFPFTITPSGLSLLTDDGTEMVVPETCNLSSR